One Glycine soja cultivar W05 chromosome 2, ASM419377v2, whole genome shotgun sequence genomic region harbors:
- the LOC114402828 gene encoding pirin-like protein has protein sequence MPDQDICSYINEPRLVARKFLARPQHEGVGAVVRRSIGRFELKYFDPFIVLDEFSVTAPAGFPDHPHRGFETVTYMLQGAITHEDFEGHKGTIEAGDLQWMTAGRGIVHSEMPAAQGTQKGLQLWINLASKHKMIEPRYQEMLSKDIAETMIDGIKVRVIAGEALGIKSPIYTRTPTMYLDFTLKPGAHLQQIIPKSWNAFVYILEGEGVFGNQKSQPVTSHHILLLGSGDGLEAWNKSSKVLRFILVGGEPLGESVVQFGPFVMNTQEEIDQTIDDFENYTNGFEKARHWRSESAISLDY, from the exons ATGCCGGACCAAGATATTTGCAGTTACATTAATGAACCTCGTCTTGTAGCCAGAAAGTTCTTGGCCAGACCTCAGCATGAGGGTGTTGGGGCTGTTGTTAGAAGAAGCATAGGGAG ATTTGAGCTCAAGTACTTTGATCCTTTCATTGTCTTGGATGAATTCTCAG TCACCGCTCCTGCTGGGTTTCCTGATCATCCACATAGAG GATTTGAGACAGTCACATACATGTTGCAG GGAGCTATAACGCATGAAGATTTTGAAGGACATAAGGGAACAATTGAAGCTGGTGACTTGCAATGGATGACTGCAGGGAGAGGGATAGTTCACTCAGAAATGCCTGCAGCTCAAGGAACCCAAAAGGGTCTCCAGCTGTGGATCAACCTTGCTTCAAAACATAAAAT GATTGAGCCAAGGTACCAGGAAATGTTGAGCAAGGACATAGCTGAAACTATGATAGATGGTATCAAAGTTAGAGTTATAGCAGGGGAAGCTCTTGGAATAAAGTCACCAATCTACACAAGGACACCAACCATGTACTTGgattttactcttaaacctgGTGCTCACTTGCAACAAATTATACCAAAATCTTGGAATGCTTTTGTGTACATATTGGAAGGAGAGGGTGTTTTTGGAAACCAAAAATCCCAACCTGTGACCTCTCaccatatacttcttcttggtTCTGGGGATGGCCTGGAGGCATGGAACAAATCTTCTAAGGTCCTTAGGTTCATTTTGGTTGGAGGTGAACCATTGGGTGAATCTGTGGTGCAATTTGGACCTTTTGTGATGAATACTCAAGAAGAGATTGACCAAACAATTGATGATTTTGAGAACTATACCAACGGATTTGAGAAAGCTAGACATTGGAGGTCTGAAAGTGCAATTAGTCttgattattga